One part of the Polyangiaceae bacterium genome encodes these proteins:
- a CDS encoding tetratricopeptide repeat protein — protein MDSNTIRTALGQLQDDPGSQDAWGALREALKQPDGDLERDELMRLLSAARQRHEERGEWSAAASLLELAVDHAESGKVELLRELASLHQDRLFNEDDHELAQLQVLELLPEDSQAKTALEEAEGKKGRWSDMTKSYLEEAENAPDDVYKSSMLMRAAEMELRFGGEEADADRIAKRLDQAVRLDPTNVRAASMLEVALRRAEKWEALAVVLDRLIDRAEGDADRVSAGVRLGRLHSNVNSDAEAAAKAYEKVLGLVPSHPEAKSFLSEHYSKLERWDLLVSVYERELLSGSLESSERLGDMLQIAMLHWRKLENVEDAEPWFERIRKLEPSNPLALNFFREYAEKVGDEGRLLSVLQAAQKVMTEGPDKTEITQQIAKLAESQQDAQKAIEQYKGVLRQDPDNTEARDALKRLYRKTEGYNALVELLRQELERADKDDSETRLGILREVASTYRQFIKSDTALVTVLNQILQIDGNDVEAVRELVGLYEQLGRWRDLLTNQQRLAELTDDVDEKATILRGVARRWLDQFSNVQNATEAYQRLLEAVPTDAEARERLEELYKKRRAWAPLYELYEGQLESVDADRRLELTREMAKLAAERLQRQDDAIRLFQAALEADPSDRATLDQLERYAERGKNWKVLAEALERRVELEEGEKERLSVLQKLGAVYGDQLSDFDGATRAWRRVLELQPGNSRALRTLRDAFLERKDYEGLEDLYASQNDFDGLADVLSQAADKAKEPEAKIDLSYRAAKVYEDKLDAPDRAFRSYERILATDPEDARAASALIPIYETDEKWARLPALYDVLLKKSESDAEKLDLLGKLVDVTGGKLNDRNASAGYARQAYELAPGSDQALTIFEESCRAANSWQTFVEAIEGRLTSDAEIPDGESRLLRLKLARVYADELGKADEAVATFKSLLESDPGDADAASALESILRREGKRDELRWLLGLRVEHAGSDIDRVRILSEWATLEEEVFEEPARSADLYRKVLELDPTEVVALSALPRLLMASEDFAGAAKVIESHRDQLDGSERAQREVELAELYLQRLDRPEDALEAAVRALDLEPGDGRAMRVLEQLVEKEATKARAAEVLATAYASGGEARREAEALEVMIASASDPSEKLGLYNRLADVHEEKLTAYSSAFDVVLRAVRDYPTELSLWDRADSLCALSGRPTELAECYREMLSREIPKEIEAELCERAAALYEDKLGDPMGATPYLEKVLELNPGNERAFSRLKDILTAAERWSELEALYERASLATDDPGRRADMLVEVALICEEIIEDAAKATKHYERILEIDPVHDTALRSLDRLYASQERHEDLARLLEQRVETAVGDELLEFKKRLAALFLERLHRPDAAVDHIEAVLAEQVNDFEARELAEKLLEIGQLRGRAARMLETVYESRDETRDLVRVLAVQLETLRGDGEDADERLEQRKELLRRISVLRDEGLHEDEGALDALAELVPLDPLDVDSRARLLDVGRRLGSHARVAEVLTKAAETAEDQALKGEILMQVAQIYEDLLDDATKAGETYRLVLDLDRDDATLALPAARALERIYAAESEHKNLAEMLRIQVKLEADGDKRRELLGRLGELSQNILEDNLGAIEAWRARLEDDPTDAVALVALDDLYQKTESWRELVDVLERRSDGGAEGDVRRELMVRRAQVLSDKLDNSAEAIDAWRAVQDEFGPAEETLVALERLYNAAERWDELGDTYQAHLDLVSETEQRLDLLAKLGDLRNLRLNDVDGALETYREALTVDSKHSASRAALEKLLEHEEVHARRESAGILRPIFEEEGDHERLLQVLEIEIGALDDPLGKLEGLEAALRVADGPLEDPARAFAFAERAVRVAVGHTDLAPWLEQLERLAGATQKQPAHVQLLCEIVPEIFDGEVQLKVTLKIAELARNQLGDRELAREYYTKALELQSDDRTALVALESLYEEAGDGPRLLEILERRVEAAESDSERKELLFRRARLLAEVLEERSQAIDVYESILDLELDPAAISALIELYSKAERWDELIELYQRQLDATPDDAAKLHVAIAQVAAEKLNDLARAFDEIEAALEEDANYEAAIAVLERWLTEAPEAEHRARAASLLEPVYLRRGEFSKVMSTISARLEFSQDPEERRELLTRLAQLYEEQEEDYAQALETIAKLLHEDIEDENTISELERLAKVAGAERRLAEIYASELEDSVTDESTLRLARRAGELFADLGNHERALDYYRKALAFEPESRELFDAIDALLVKTEKHEERVSLYREALDHRYEPEDRLQVLHVIADLQRTKLSQPEEAILTYVQALDVEASDNKSLEALTELYRESKRWEDLAELYLRRAETQGGSAGAGYRLDLAKLYKSELSDTGRAIDQLQEIVLASPGHKEAVVELEALLNDPEHKERVVEILRPLYEEADDWRRQIKLNEDRYELAEDPIERVAVLRETARLWEERGSDAHRARRALAAALELDPEDGEVRGEYQRLTEATDAWDELSKTYTSMLDKKPDLLSAREVLSYLAEVHDKHRDDPRAALNAYQRLREVDEADLEPVAKIEELATLLSDWDALVNVLVAKADLVLDDEERASIWRRVGEARRDMLEDRSGAIEAYESAIELDPESAFTIDCLTDLYLEKQESGASDASRLVDLYQQRVELCDEDDVDLRYDLLVAAAKVYEERLEDRPSAIDALVRALSTKPGDKPVLRGLDRLYRAEERWPELLDNLKLEASTEEDQSARVTLRKQIGDILGTQLQSFDEALDAYRLVLDEAPEDAEARAAVRKLGEEHEDLRSIVAEILVPVLRQSAAHAELVEVLELRLSVETDPLQRGETLRTIGLVYEINLEEPAKALDALLRALSETPDSAELHGDIVRLAEQSDGFAKYAEALEERAQATFDPELVKDLYSRLGAVAEEHLSDPKRAIDAYSRAVEQAGDQADLLLALDRLYEKVEDFQSLADILERRALLDASESEQAAIYHRLATVQIDKFSEPARGLASLRMALERVPGHEDSAQALEKLTSDRDLFEEVAELLEEVYRSAGRTQDLAGLYEKRVGFADSPTERIDMRRNLAKVLEDDCQDAAAAQRVLQQGLNDDPSDGMLLAELERLAPITSNWEGAAAALRDAINAKQDLSPDIAKELCLKLASWYRDKVEDQAAAEAALLKALEYDPESDEVLLQLEQLQRAADGRERDLIATLRRRAKLQLDVSMRETLFQQARDLANGLNDSELAESLLRELLALDDGNLWALSELTELREAAEDYQETFDLLVRRAELRADAGILRELRLRAATIAQEKLKDSDRAIELFEALFEDDPTDAQASKALRELFASADRHDELGRLLERLVDIADSPSDRSDLRMELAQLNREKFNLPDTAIELLRSVLYDEPSRADAVVALSELYEQTDRDEELAELLKEQIEAAKERGDTDAELTFEVRLGEIYDSRLNDRQKAIDTYRSVLERDSAHRGALEALARLYRAQNEHQSEADMLSRLLDQSSGEEALKLATELADAYERLDRPEAAAEALERGLSHDARNAELRSRVAALYTKLSAWEKLAAHIADDAEATEDVEEKVKLLVKAAELHAKQRKDVAASAEMLERASALKPDDRELMLALCDAYSGSGRGKAAVEVLERIVESYGGKRSKELGDIHRRLATAYLADGEKERALEELDKAFRIEPGNVSVLKQLGSVSLEAGDMKKAQQMFRALLLQKLDDSSPITKAEVFLNLGKVHNGLGEKPKAVQMLERAIQADGDLEEAKTLLAELKG, from the coding sequence ATGGATTCGAACACGATCCGCACAGCGCTTGGACAGCTACAAGACGACCCCGGCTCGCAGGACGCGTGGGGGGCGCTCCGAGAAGCGCTGAAGCAACCGGACGGGGACCTAGAACGAGACGAACTGATGCGCTTGCTCTCTGCGGCGCGCCAGCGCCACGAGGAGCGAGGTGAGTGGTCGGCGGCTGCGAGCTTGCTGGAGCTCGCGGTAGACCACGCGGAAAGCGGCAAGGTCGAGCTCCTACGAGAGCTGGCAAGCTTGCACCAGGATCGTCTGTTCAACGAAGACGACCACGAGCTGGCGCAGCTGCAAGTGCTCGAACTCCTCCCGGAAGACAGTCAGGCCAAGACGGCGCTCGAAGAAGCCGAGGGCAAAAAGGGCCGCTGGTCAGACATGACCAAGTCTTACCTCGAGGAAGCGGAGAACGCTCCGGACGACGTCTACAAGAGCTCGATGTTGATGCGCGCTGCCGAGATGGAGCTGCGCTTTGGTGGCGAAGAAGCGGATGCCGATCGCATCGCCAAGCGCCTGGACCAGGCGGTCCGGCTCGACCCGACCAACGTGCGAGCGGCGAGCATGCTCGAGGTGGCACTTCGCCGTGCGGAAAAATGGGAGGCCCTCGCGGTCGTGCTCGACCGATTGATCGATCGTGCGGAAGGCGACGCAGACCGGGTGTCCGCGGGCGTGCGCCTTGGGCGCTTGCACTCGAACGTGAACTCCGACGCTGAAGCCGCAGCGAAGGCCTACGAGAAGGTCCTCGGCCTGGTGCCGAGCCATCCCGAAGCGAAGAGCTTCCTCTCGGAGCACTACTCGAAGCTCGAGCGCTGGGATCTGCTGGTCAGCGTGTACGAGCGAGAGCTGCTTTCTGGGTCCCTCGAGAGCAGCGAGCGCCTGGGAGACATGCTGCAGATCGCCATGCTCCACTGGCGCAAGCTCGAAAACGTGGAGGACGCCGAGCCCTGGTTCGAGCGGATCCGCAAGCTCGAACCGAGCAACCCGCTGGCGCTGAACTTCTTCCGTGAGTACGCGGAGAAGGTCGGCGACGAAGGTCGTCTGCTGAGCGTGCTCCAGGCCGCTCAGAAGGTGATGACCGAAGGGCCTGACAAGACGGAGATCACCCAGCAGATCGCCAAGCTCGCGGAGAGCCAGCAGGACGCTCAAAAGGCCATCGAACAGTACAAGGGAGTACTGCGCCAGGATCCCGACAACACCGAAGCGCGAGACGCGCTCAAGCGCCTGTACCGCAAGACGGAAGGCTACAACGCCCTGGTCGAACTCCTGCGTCAGGAGCTGGAGCGCGCGGACAAGGACGACAGCGAGACTCGCCTGGGGATCCTCCGGGAAGTGGCATCTACGTATCGTCAGTTCATCAAGAGCGACACCGCGCTCGTGACGGTGCTGAACCAGATCCTGCAGATCGACGGCAACGACGTGGAGGCCGTGCGCGAACTGGTTGGGCTGTACGAGCAGCTCGGTCGCTGGCGCGACCTGCTGACGAACCAGCAGCGCTTGGCGGAGCTCACCGACGACGTCGATGAGAAGGCGACCATCTTGCGCGGTGTCGCGCGACGTTGGCTGGATCAATTCTCCAACGTGCAGAACGCGACGGAGGCATACCAGCGCCTGCTCGAGGCGGTCCCCACCGACGCCGAAGCTCGTGAACGCCTTGAAGAGCTGTACAAGAAGCGGCGCGCTTGGGCGCCGCTCTATGAGCTCTACGAAGGGCAGCTCGAGAGTGTCGACGCTGACCGACGTCTGGAGCTCACGCGGGAGATGGCGAAGCTCGCCGCTGAGCGTCTACAGCGTCAGGACGACGCGATCCGCTTGTTCCAAGCTGCCCTAGAGGCCGACCCGAGCGATCGCGCGACGCTGGACCAGCTCGAGCGCTACGCCGAGCGCGGAAAGAACTGGAAAGTCCTCGCCGAGGCACTCGAGCGTCGCGTCGAACTCGAAGAGGGGGAGAAGGAACGGCTCAGCGTCTTGCAGAAGTTGGGTGCCGTGTACGGCGATCAACTGTCTGACTTCGATGGCGCCACTCGCGCGTGGCGTCGAGTGCTCGAGCTACAGCCCGGAAACAGCCGTGCGTTGCGCACGCTTCGCGACGCCTTCCTCGAGCGCAAAGACTACGAGGGGCTCGAAGATCTCTACGCGTCACAGAACGATTTCGACGGCTTGGCCGATGTCTTGAGCCAGGCGGCGGACAAGGCGAAGGAGCCCGAGGCCAAGATCGATCTGTCTTACCGCGCGGCAAAGGTCTACGAAGACAAGCTGGACGCCCCCGACCGCGCGTTCCGCTCGTATGAGCGCATCCTCGCGACGGACCCCGAAGACGCGCGCGCCGCGAGCGCCCTGATTCCAATCTACGAGACCGACGAGAAGTGGGCCCGGCTACCGGCTCTCTACGATGTGTTGCTGAAGAAGAGCGAGTCGGATGCCGAGAAGTTGGACCTCCTGGGCAAGCTCGTTGACGTCACTGGGGGCAAGCTGAATGACCGCAACGCGTCTGCAGGCTACGCTCGACAAGCGTACGAGCTCGCTCCGGGCAGCGATCAGGCGCTCACCATCTTCGAAGAGAGTTGCCGTGCGGCAAACAGCTGGCAGACTTTCGTGGAGGCGATCGAAGGCCGCTTGACGTCGGATGCGGAGATCCCCGATGGGGAGTCGCGCTTGCTGCGCCTGAAGCTCGCGCGGGTCTATGCGGACGAGCTCGGCAAGGCGGACGAGGCCGTGGCGACGTTCAAGAGCTTGCTCGAGTCTGACCCGGGGGACGCCGACGCCGCCAGCGCGCTCGAGTCGATTCTACGTCGGGAGGGCAAGCGCGACGAGTTGCGCTGGCTGCTCGGTCTGCGCGTGGAGCACGCCGGGAGCGACATCGACCGCGTGCGCATCTTGAGTGAGTGGGCCACGCTCGAAGAAGAAGTCTTCGAGGAGCCGGCTCGCTCTGCGGACCTGTACCGCAAAGTGCTTGAGCTCGACCCGACTGAGGTCGTCGCACTGTCGGCGCTGCCTCGCCTGTTGATGGCTTCGGAAGATTTCGCCGGTGCCGCGAAGGTGATCGAGAGCCATCGCGATCAGCTAGACGGATCCGAGCGCGCACAGCGCGAAGTCGAGCTCGCGGAGCTCTACCTGCAGCGCCTGGATCGCCCTGAAGACGCCCTTGAGGCGGCGGTGCGCGCGTTGGACTTGGAACCCGGCGACGGCCGAGCCATGCGAGTGCTGGAACAGCTGGTCGAGAAGGAAGCGACCAAGGCACGCGCCGCTGAAGTCCTCGCGACCGCCTACGCGAGCGGGGGTGAGGCGCGCCGCGAGGCTGAGGCCTTGGAGGTGATGATCGCGAGCGCCAGTGACCCGAGCGAGAAGTTGGGTCTCTACAACCGCCTAGCGGACGTCCACGAAGAGAAGCTCACCGCTTACAGCTCGGCGTTCGACGTCGTGCTACGCGCGGTGCGCGATTACCCCACGGAACTATCCCTCTGGGATCGCGCCGATTCGCTCTGCGCGCTCTCTGGCAGGCCCACGGAGCTCGCGGAGTGCTACCGCGAGATGTTGAGTCGGGAGATCCCCAAGGAGATCGAGGCGGAGCTCTGCGAACGAGCCGCAGCGCTCTACGAGGACAAGCTAGGGGACCCGATGGGCGCGACGCCCTACCTCGAGAAGGTGCTCGAGCTGAACCCGGGTAACGAGCGCGCCTTCTCTCGCCTGAAGGACATCCTCACCGCCGCCGAGCGCTGGTCGGAACTCGAGGCGCTCTACGAGCGCGCATCGCTCGCCACCGATGACCCCGGTCGTCGCGCCGACATGCTGGTGGAGGTCGCGCTGATCTGTGAGGAGATCATCGAGGACGCCGCCAAGGCTACCAAGCACTACGAGCGCATTCTCGAGATCGATCCCGTTCACGACACGGCGCTCCGCTCCCTCGACCGCTTGTACGCTTCCCAGGAGCGTCATGAGGACCTCGCTCGCCTGCTGGAGCAACGGGTGGAGACCGCGGTCGGCGACGAGTTGCTCGAGTTCAAGAAGCGGCTCGCCGCACTGTTCCTCGAGCGTCTGCATCGACCCGACGCTGCGGTGGACCACATCGAGGCCGTGCTCGCAGAGCAAGTGAATGACTTCGAGGCCCGGGAGCTCGCGGAGAAGCTGCTCGAGATCGGTCAGCTGCGCGGTCGCGCGGCGCGCATGCTGGAGACCGTCTACGAGTCTCGCGACGAGACCCGCGATCTGGTGCGAGTGCTCGCGGTACAGCTCGAGACCCTGCGCGGAGACGGCGAGGACGCTGACGAGCGGCTGGAGCAACGCAAAGAACTCTTGCGGCGCATCTCGGTGTTGCGAGACGAGGGATTGCACGAGGACGAGGGCGCCCTCGACGCGCTGGCAGAGCTGGTCCCATTGGATCCCCTCGACGTGGACTCTAGGGCGCGGCTGCTCGACGTCGGGCGCCGACTCGGCTCCCACGCGCGGGTCGCCGAAGTGCTGACCAAGGCAGCGGAGACCGCCGAGGATCAGGCGCTCAAGGGCGAGATCTTGATGCAGGTCGCGCAGATCTACGAAGACCTGTTGGACGACGCAACCAAGGCCGGTGAGACCTACCGCCTGGTATTGGATCTGGATCGCGACGACGCGACTCTGGCTCTGCCTGCTGCGCGCGCGCTCGAGCGCATCTACGCCGCAGAGTCTGAGCATAAAAACCTCGCGGAAATGCTGCGCATCCAGGTCAAGCTGGAAGCCGACGGCGACAAGCGCCGCGAGCTGCTCGGTCGCCTGGGCGAGCTGTCCCAGAACATCCTCGAGGACAACCTGGGCGCGATCGAGGCGTGGCGTGCGCGACTCGAGGACGATCCGACGGACGCGGTTGCGCTGGTCGCTCTCGACGACCTCTACCAGAAGACCGAGAGCTGGCGTGAGCTCGTCGACGTGCTCGAGCGGCGTTCTGACGGTGGCGCCGAGGGTGACGTACGCCGCGAGTTGATGGTGCGTCGCGCCCAGGTTCTGAGCGACAAGCTCGACAACAGCGCTGAAGCCATCGACGCATGGCGCGCCGTTCAGGATGAGTTTGGCCCCGCTGAGGAAACGCTGGTCGCCCTCGAGCGGCTCTACAACGCCGCAGAGCGTTGGGATGAACTCGGAGACACCTATCAAGCTCATCTCGATCTCGTCAGCGAGACCGAGCAGCGCCTCGACCTGCTAGCTAAGCTAGGCGACCTCAGGAACCTGCGCTTGAACGACGTGGATGGCGCCCTGGAGACCTATCGGGAGGCGCTCACCGTCGACAGCAAGCACAGCGCGAGCCGCGCCGCCCTCGAGAAGTTGCTGGAACACGAGGAAGTCCATGCGCGCCGTGAATCCGCGGGGATATTGCGGCCCATCTTCGAAGAAGAGGGCGACCACGAACGCCTGCTCCAGGTGCTCGAAATCGAGATCGGTGCTCTCGACGATCCGCTCGGAAAGCTGGAAGGCCTCGAGGCGGCGCTGCGCGTCGCCGATGGCCCCCTCGAGGACCCCGCGCGCGCCTTTGCCTTTGCCGAGCGCGCCGTGCGCGTTGCCGTGGGGCATACGGACCTCGCACCTTGGCTCGAGCAGCTTGAGCGTTTGGCCGGTGCGACCCAGAAGCAGCCCGCCCATGTTCAGCTGTTGTGCGAGATCGTTCCGGAGATCTTCGACGGCGAGGTGCAGCTCAAGGTCACGCTGAAGATCGCCGAGCTCGCGCGCAACCAGCTCGGGGATCGTGAGCTGGCTCGCGAGTACTACACCAAGGCGCTTGAGCTTCAGTCTGACGATCGCACCGCCCTGGTGGCGCTCGAGTCGCTGTACGAAGAAGCCGGCGACGGCCCGCGGTTGCTTGAGATCTTGGAGCGTCGAGTCGAGGCTGCCGAGAGCGATAGCGAACGCAAGGAGCTCCTATTCCGTCGCGCCCGCTTGTTGGCCGAGGTGTTGGAAGAGCGCTCACAGGCGATCGACGTGTACGAGTCGATCCTGGATCTCGAACTCGATCCGGCGGCGATCAGCGCGCTCATCGAGCTGTACTCGAAGGCTGAACGCTGGGACGAGCTGATCGAGCTGTACCAGCGTCAGCTGGATGCAACGCCAGACGATGCCGCGAAGCTGCACGTCGCCATCGCTCAAGTCGCAGCGGAGAAGCTCAACGACTTGGCCCGAGCGTTCGACGAGATCGAGGCGGCCTTGGAGGAGGACGCCAACTACGAAGCGGCGATCGCCGTGTTGGAGCGCTGGCTGACGGAAGCTCCAGAGGCCGAGCACCGTGCCCGCGCCGCCTCATTACTAGAACCGGTGTACTTGCGCCGAGGTGAGTTCTCGAAGGTGATGAGCACGATCAGCGCTCGCCTCGAGTTCTCGCAGGACCCGGAAGAGCGTCGGGAGCTCCTGACCCGCCTGGCCCAGCTGTATGAGGAGCAGGAGGAAGACTACGCGCAGGCTCTAGAGACCATCGCGAAGCTCCTCCACGAGGACATCGAGGACGAGAACACCATCTCCGAACTCGAGCGCTTGGCGAAGGTGGCTGGCGCCGAGCGGCGCCTCGCTGAGATCTACGCTTCCGAGCTCGAAGACAGCGTCACCGATGAGAGCACTCTGCGCCTTGCGCGGCGCGCGGGTGAGCTGTTCGCTGACCTCGGGAACCACGAGCGTGCGCTCGACTACTACCGCAAGGCTCTGGCGTTCGAGCCCGAGAGCCGTGAGCTTTTCGACGCGATCGACGCACTACTCGTCAAGACCGAGAAGCACGAGGAGCGCGTCTCCCTCTACCGCGAAGCGCTGGACCATCGCTACGAACCCGAAGACCGGCTGCAAGTCCTCCACGTGATCGCTGACCTCCAGCGCACCAAGCTGTCCCAGCCGGAGGAGGCCATCCTCACGTACGTCCAAGCTCTGGATGTGGAAGCTTCGGACAACAAGTCCCTCGAGGCCTTGACGGAGCTGTATCGCGAGTCCAAGCGCTGGGAGGACCTGGCGGAGCTATACTTGCGCCGCGCGGAAACGCAGGGGGGCAGCGCAGGAGCCGGCTACCGTCTGGACCTAGCGAAGCTCTACAAGAGCGAACTCTCGGACACGGGTCGCGCTATCGATCAGCTGCAAGAGATCGTGCTGGCGTCTCCTGGTCACAAGGAAGCGGTCGTCGAGCTCGAGGCCCTACTGAACGATCCCGAGCACAAGGAGCGTGTGGTGGAGATTCTCCGCCCGCTCTACGAAGAAGCCGACGACTGGCGTCGCCAGATCAAGCTGAACGAGGACCGCTACGAGCTAGCGGAAGATCCGATCGAGCGCGTGGCCGTTCTGCGTGAGACCGCACGCCTGTGGGAGGAGCGAGGCTCCGATGCTCACCGCGCTCGACGGGCCCTCGCGGCCGCTCTCGAGTTGGACCCCGAGGACGGGGAAGTCCGCGGTGAGTACCAGCGCCTGACCGAAGCAACAGACGCCTGGGACGAACTCTCGAAGACGTACACCAGCATGCTCGACAAGAAGCCCGACTTGTTGAGCGCACGCGAGGTCTTGAGTTACCTCGCGGAAGTCCACGACAAGCACCGGGACGACCCGCGCGCCGCGCTCAACGCTTACCAGCGCTTGCGCGAGGTGGACGAGGCAGACCTCGAACCGGTCGCGAAGATCGAGGAACTCGCGACACTGCTCAGCGACTGGGACGCTTTGGTGAATGTCCTCGTGGCCAAGGCAGATCTCGTGCTCGACGATGAGGAGCGCGCGAGCATCTGGCGGCGTGTCGGTGAAGCGAGGCGCGACATGCTGGAGGACAGGTCTGGCGCAATCGAGGCTTACGAGAGCGCGATCGAGCTGGACCCCGAGAGCGCGTTCACCATCGACTGCCTCACGGATCTCTACCTCGAGAAGCAAGAGTCCGGAGCGAGCGACGCTTCGCGCCTGGTCGATCTGTACCAGCAGCGAGTCGAGCTGTGCGACGAGGACGACGTTGACCTCCGCTACGACCTCCTGGTCGCCGCCGCGAAGGTGTACGAAGAGCGTCTTGAGGACCGGCCGAGCGCCATCGACGCCTTGGTGCGAGCCCTCAGCACGAAGCCTGGCGACAAGCCCGTGCTACGCGGCCTGGATCGGCTCTACCGCGCCGAGGAGCGCTGGCCAGAGCTGCTCGACAATCTCAAGCTCGAGGCCAGCACCGAGGAAGATCAATCCGCCCGAGTTACACTGCGAAAGCAGATCGGCGATATCCTCGGCACGCAGCTTCAGAGCTTTGATGAGGCCCTGGACGCCTATCGCCTCGTGCTCGACGAGGCGCCGGAAGACGCCGAGGCCCGCGCTGCCGTGCGGAAGCTAGGTGAGGAGCACGAGGACCTGCGCAGCATCGTGGCCGAGATCTTGGTGCCAGTGCTGCGTCAGAGCGCTGCGCACGCGGAGCTCGTCGAGGTGCTGGAGCTGCGGCTCAGCGTCGAGACCGACCCCCTGCAGCGCGGCGAGACGTTGCGCACCATCGGTCTGGTCTACGAGATCAACCTGGAGGAGCCCGCGAAGGCTCTGGACGCGCTCCTGCGCGCCCTGAGCGAAACGCCAGACTCAGCGGAACTTCACGGTGACATCGTGCGTCTCGCTGAACAGAGCGATGGCTTCGCGAAGTACGCCGAGGCTCTCGAAGAGCGCGCTCAGGCGACGTTCGATCCCGAGCTGGTGAAGGACCTCTACTCGCGGCTCGGTGCCGTGGCGGAGGAGCACCTGAGCGATCCGAAGCGCGCTATCGATGCCTACTCGCGCGCGGTGGAGCAGGCCGGCGATCAGGCGGATCTGCTGCTTGCCTTGGACCGACTGTACGAGAAGGTGGAGGACTTCCAGTCTCTTGCGGACATCCTCGAGCGAAGAGCCCTGCTCGACGCCTCGGAGAGCGAACAGGCTGCCATCTACCATCGTCTGGCCACCGTTCAGATCGACAAGTTCTCGGAGCCGGCACGCGGCCTTGCCTCCCTCCGCATGGCGCTCGAGCGCGTGCCTGGTCACGAAGACTCGGCGCAGGCACTGGAGAAGCTCACTTCGGATCGCGACTTGTTCGAAGAGGTCGCAGAGCTGTTGGAGGAGGTCTACCGCTCCGCTGGTCGCACTCAGGATCTGGCGGGGCTGTACGAGAAGCGCGTTGGCTTCGCAGACTCGCCGACCGAGCGCATCGACATGCGCCGCAACCTTGCCAAGGTGTTGGAGGACGACTGTCAGGACGCCGCTGCTGCCCAGCGCGTGCTTCAGCAGGGCCTGAACGACGACCCAAGCGACGGGATGCTGCTCGCCGAGCTCGAGCGCTTGGCACCGATCACGAGCAACTGGGAAGGCGCCGCAGCCGCCCTGCGCGACGCGATCAACGCCAAGCAGGACCTATCTCCCGACATTGCCAAGGAGCTCTGCCTGAAGCTCGCGAGTTGGTACCGCGACAAGGTGGAGGATCAGGCTGCCGCGGAGGCCGCACTGCTCAAGGCGCTGGAGTACGACCCGGAGAGTGATGAGGTGTTGCTGCAGCTCGAGCAGCTGCAACGCGCAGCAGATGGTCGCGAGCGCGATCTGATCGCTACCTTGCGGCGCCGCGCCAAGCTGCAGCTCGACGTGAGCATGCGGGAGACCTTGTTCCAGCAAGCCAGGGACCTCGCGAACGGCCTGAACGACAGCGAGTTAGCGGAGTCGCTGTTGCGGGAGCTCTTGGCCCTGGACGACGGGAACCTCTGGGCGTTGTCGGAGTTGACGGAGCTTCGCGAGGCGGCTGAGGACTACCAGGAGACGTTCGATCTCCTGGTGCGCCGCGCGGAGCTGCGCGCCGACGCTGGCATCTTGCGCGAATTGCGTCTCCGTGCGGCAACCATCGCTCAGGAAAAGCTGAAGGACTCGGACCGCGCCATCGAACTCTTCGAGGCGCTCTTCGAGGACGACCCGACGGATGCTCAGGCATCGAAGGCGCTGCGTGAGCTGTTTGCTTCCGCCGACCGCCACGATGAGCTCGGGCGGCTGCTCGAGCGGCTCGTCGACATCGCCGACTCTCCGAGCGACCGCAGCGACCTGCGGATGGAACTCGCCCAGCTGAACCGCGAGAAGTTCAATCTGCCGGATACGGCGATCGAGCTCTTGCGTTCAGTGCTCTACGACGAACCAAGTCGTGCAGACGCCGTGGTCGCGCTGAGCGAGCTATATGAGCAAACGGATCGCGACGAAGAGCTGGCCGAGCTGCTCAAGGAGCAGATCGAAGCGGCGAAGGAACGCGGAGACACCGACGCCGAGCTGACGTTCGAGGTGCGCTTGGGCGAGATCTACGACTCGCGCTTGAACGATCGCCAGAAGGCCATCGACACCTACCGTTCGGTGCTCGAGCGTGACTCCGCTCATCGCGGCGCGCTTGAAGCACTGGCGCGGCTCTACCGCGCTCAGAACGAGCACCAGAGCGAGGCGGACATGCTGAGCCGCTTGCTGGACCAGAGCTCCGGGGAAGAAGCGCTGAAGCTGGCGACCGAGCTCGCAGACGCTTACGAGCGCCTCGACAGGCCAGAGGCCGCTGCTGAGGCGCTCGAGCGCGGGCTCAGCCACGACGCGCGCAACGCCGAACTTCGAAGCCGCGTCGCAGCGCTCTATACCAAACTTTCCGCATGGGAAAAGCTCGCGGCGCACATCGCTGACGACGCCGAGGCAACGGAAGACGTCGAAGAGAAGGTCAAGCTGCTGGTCAAGGCGGCGGAGCTCCACGCGAAGCAGCGCAAGGACGTGGCTGCCAGCGCGGAGATGCTCGAGCGCGCTAGCGCTCTCAAGCCCGACGACCGCGAGCTGATGCTCGCCCTGTGCGACGCATACAGTGGCAGCGGCCGAGGGAAGGCGGCGGTCGAGGTGCTGGAGCGCATCGTGGAGAGCTACGGTGGTAAGCGCTCGAAGGAGCTTGGCGACATCCACCGCCGACTCGCGACCGCCTACCTCGCGGACGGTGAGAAGGAGCGCGCCCTCGAGGAGCTGGACAAGGCGTTCCGTATCGAGCCTGGCAACGTGAGCGTGCTCAAGCAGCTCGGCAGCGTGAGCTTGGAAGCGGGCGACATGAAGAAGGCCCAGCAGATGTTCCGCGCGCTGCTGCTGCAGAAGCTCGACGATTCGTCGCCCATCACCAAGGCTGAGGTGTTCCTCAACCTCGGAAAGGTGCACAACGGCCTGGGAGAAAAGCCCAAGGCGGTGCAGATGCTAGAGCGCGCGATCCAGGCGGATGGTGACCTGGAAGAGGCAAAGACCCTGCTCGCGGAGCTGAAGGGCTGA